The Cardiocondyla obscurior isolate alpha-2009 linkage group LG05, Cobs3.1, whole genome shotgun sequence genomic sequence TACCAGTAGCCTAGTTGAACAACGTAGTATAACGCCTCGTTCTCAGGCAGCCACACCccggtattaattttatcaaatattagtAGCTATTgcatcaaataaattaattaatgtatacaAGTTTGCCACAATAAACGAATACTTTTTTGAGACcatgtaaaatttatcgatACATTCTACTTACtctcaaaaaaatattcgtttacTATGGAACATTCTGTATAACaggaaacatttttaatttataattgtacataagtctattttttttattaaacagatCTCAGGCGGCAACGCCACTTAAGTATAAAAAGGGTGACATAGTGGTTACACCAAGTggaataagaaagaaatacaatGGAAAACAGTGGCGCAGACTTTGTAGTAAAAAGGACTGTAATAAAGAAAGCCAACGAAGGGGATACTGTTCTCGTCATCTTAGCTTAAAAGGATCTGGTCTTAGAGGTCCAACAAACACATTTCCTGGGTAGGAACTCTTTGATTCTTATTTTCGTTTGTTAAGAAAcatattgttataattattttcttttttgcagtGGTAAAATGGATGGCGAAGAAACATCAAGAGATTCCGATACCTCGCCGAATTATGTTGACAGAAGAATAGCGGGTAGATTCGATCAAGACGAGACTGAAGCTGCTAATATGCTTggtattttcttataatttagtaaaatagcttttttaattaaaatgttattatcgattactttaaatataaatttcaaatgttttttaaaCCATTTATGAATTTAgctattttaacaattaattatttatggaTTAAACGCGAATTTATTGTTTCAGTGTCTTTAGGAAGCTCTAGATCGGCTACACCAGCTTTTTCGTCACCGACAGGTCAATCTTCTATATCTCCATGTATAAATCAGTCACCGGTGCCACCGTTGGGACTCAATCAGAATAATGTATTTATGCCTATCTCGAGTCCCGCTCACCATGCGACTCCGCTAATCTCGCCTGGTGCAAAATGGAAGCATTCACCTACGCAATCGAACTTTTTAGTTCAATATCCGCAACAAGTTATAAAGCCCGAACCGAATCGAGTAGACAGAAATCGACCGATTCCTATACCTGCTAGTTTAGGAACAAGCGTGATAAGAATCTCTCCAGTGAGTCGCAGTATGCAACCTGGACAGAATCCAACTTTATCGTGGTCGGAACAAAGTCCACCATCGACGAGACATCCCTCAGTCGTAACGTCGATCGCTCAACAAcagcaaaatataattttgcaacacGCGTTAACGTCGAATAACGATTTTCCCAATCAGACTGAGATACCCGAACAGAATTCACAAATGATAAAACCGTCGTTGTCGCCTCACATGTCTTTGCCCGCTATCTCAGTGCCGCAAAACCTCACACTTGTGCATAAATCGCTAGAGCAACCAGTCGACTACGCACCGTCACCGCAATCCCAGGGCCAGCCGATCTATGTTATGCAGCACGATAAGAAGTATGTCGTAATAAAAAACAGCATGGATATGTCTGCGCCAGCAAGCGCACACATAAGCAATCAGGACGACAAATATCGGCAAGGTTTGATTAATCATCCGGGTCAATTACCGGTATCCACTTTACATCAAGTTCAATGTCAACAACCACCTCAATCGCCTGTGGTTTCATCCGTCCACATTGATAAACTCTCTGTCTTACAACCTGTAAGTTGATacgatatataataaattatttaattattaatttgttatacaGGGTGCCCCATAGGATACGGACACTTTTTCGAGAGTAGGTAGAACTTATCGGGATAAGAAGAAAAGTGCTATGGGACTatgggacactctgtatatatgTGGTCAGGCATATTAACAATAGCGTGACATTGGAATATGCATAGataagtttattatattttacttgttaTTAGGTGAGCAAAGTGAACACACATACAACCGTGCATATGGATATGCAGAGGAATCAGCCGCCGCCTACGAGTGCTGTGATGACATCTACCACAGAGGCATCCAATCCGTCTACTCCAACGAGCGTCTTCCAGCACGTAATTGTTCAGCCAGGACATTTGGTGCAAATTCCAAAAATTCAACCTCCTAGAgaagaaaatgcaaaaaacAACGGTATTCTTTGTAAGTTTTATATTGCTATACGACCACATTGTTACATAACAAATAGCACTTATATTTTGTACTTccaaaaagatattttctctgtaatatataattttccgtAAGCCGTTTTAAAcgtttaagtttaaaaattcgtattacCATTATTTaccattattttttactctttttattctattttatttcacaattttgCAATTGTTTGCAACGATGATGTCATGATACAAGTAAATTTGACTAAATGATAAGGCTTTCACAGATGGCAGCCACGAAGTTCCTCCTGCATACCAGCCCCATCCCCCACCATTACTGAACAATACAGTGCGAAGCTGGAAAAAAGGTTTGAGTTCTGACTGCCAACTGAAATGTATCAAGCCTATGACATTGCTATAAGTTGCAGTTTGTTAATGGTACATAACGCAAgaacatttttgttttattcaaatattataagCACAGGTGCTTAATTATTGTAACGTTTACATCGTCGTAGTTTTCtctgtttatttttttcatttcacacatttttttatgctcTAATGTAATAACATATTATgtcattataatatttttttaaaagtacctcgttatttaaaatttaaaaaattattttttacacaaatatattattcgcatttattgcgaatattttatttcaaataagatatttttagttttttttttccatgtaCCATTGCCAATCTTGCAACAGatgcaataaattaacaaattttatttttatttttaaaattctatttaacaTATACAAATAAGCATTTACGTACAAGAATTTTAATGCTGGGAAAGCTACTTACTAGCGTTGaagtattgaaattaaatatgtatgtacacgttACAGTTGCTGCATTCGATAAAAAtgttgtatattaaataaataatttttaaaatagtaaCGTTAACTTCTATCATTATTTATCACTTCGCCAGTTTAATACCAGCTTTTAATTCttcattttaattcttttcattAATCGACTAATCAATTGTTTCTCTTGGATATACATACAATAGAAAAAACATTTACGTGAAAtccattatattattttatcggcTACTATTCTCACATCATTACTAACCACACTCATCGCAACTAACCCACTAACTTCATTGCAGCTTTTTCCTGGCAGACGACAGTTCTGGAGCAATCAGAGGTGAGCCCTCCTCCTTCTGCTCTGAGTCCACCTCTGAGTGCACCTCCAATTCCAATAAGTATGAGCACGCCTGCTGAAGATGGCCCTGGTCCTGGTTCAGATCCTATAACGCCTGCCGAAGAAGAGGATGATGATGTTTTTGAAGCAGAACCGACACCACCTGCGGAAGTGGAAGCTAACGCTAATAAAAGACGGAGTCAATCGCTTAGTTCTTTGCAGCCACAGACTCCACTGAAAGTGAGTTTGAtcaaatatctttattaattttttattattaagtcCAATAAAATCACGAGAATCTAgctattataatattgataataaattaaattttttataataatatcaatcataattaaattatatttaataacgtcaATTTAATGAGAATATACGTAAGTAAACGCATTTTTATCATAAccttattttcattaattaattaattgcaggCTAAAGACAGAATACGTCGACCCATGAACGCATTTATGATCTTTTCAAAACGGCACCGTGCTGTTGTGCACCAACGTCATCCAAATCAAGATAATCGTACCGTATCCAAGATATTAGGAGAGTGGTGGTATGCTTTGGGACAAGAGGAAAAGCAAAAGTATCACGAGCTTGCTTCGGAAGTAAAAGAAGCACACTTTAAGGCGCATCCGGACTGGAAGTGGTGTAGTAAGGACAGACGGAAATCGTCGACGACTAGCTTTAAAGGAAGCGAGACGGGAAGGACAAAATTGAACAGCACAGGAGAAGAAACGGATGCTCTGCAAGGTTCTTCGTCGGACGACCCATTAGTGATTACGTCTGCCGATGAAATATCTACTCCAATTACTTCCACGTATAAGGAAACGTCCGCTGACATTAAGGTAAGAAGTTTTACGAAAACATTTGTAACaagtgttataaaattaagtgTTTAAAAGAGTGCATCTTAATCGTAATTggaaatttatacaattttaaaaagattcttttttttctgtgtattttcaacataaaaaattaagtatttgccttactgataaaattattgacagataaaaaaaattatgaatgaCGTTATGAATCAGTCCCACACCCAACATCAGATTTCGGAGATTCCTTTGCAAATCGCGGAGACGGACATCAAGCAAGACGATGACACTAATGGATCAGATGACGATCAAATGGTTATCTGCGAAGATCCTCAACCGGAAATAGATCTGAAGTGCAAAGATAAATTGACGGACAGTGATAACGATGCCCAAGATGAGGACGCGGAAAAAAAGTGTTACAATCAATCGCAGTTTTCGGTGAGCGGTCAGAAAAGGGACATGATCAATGTTAAACAAGAAATAACATGCAGGCCTAAACCAATAAAAGGTACTTTCGAGACTCAAACAGATGTAACGTCTGCATGATACGTtacataaattacattttaacaatACGAATCTTGATGTTTATTTAGCTCGGATACCCTCAACAGGTATAGAATCTACAACAAACTATCATCATACTACCATGGATAAAGGCAGTACTGTATCGGTTTTGTCGAGCACGTATCCTTATCACAGTCCTGTCAATCCAACAGGAGTGTCAGGGTTCCAGCCTACCGGTGGTGCTTTCATAACAATGCCGATATCGCCGAAAGTTATTAAGCCTGAACCGGTAAAGGGCGAGCAGCAGTACAGCACGCAGTACAACGTGAATAATCTCGTGAGCATCCACACTGAGAATGGACGGAACATACCCAAATTTACGGCAGCCCCGGTATTACACACTGTAAGTACTACGTACTAAATTAGATAGACGCTTTTGCATACATTTCTTGCGATTCATTTAGACTCATCATATATCGTACATGCGTCATTGAGAGTAGTTATCATTCATCGTGCCGACAAGCCATACGTTTCTCCATGACAGTATCGACGTTATCTCAGCACGGCCGTGCGCTTAAGAAAGTAGTGCGCAcgttttttatcgataatttttgaataaaagattttaGACGGATTCGGAAATTAAGTAACAGATTTAACGATACTAACAGATTGGATCGAAACCTATGATGGCGCTGTTGAAACAACAGCAGCCGCCGTTGCAGTCTTTAGGCACTACTCTTCGCCCCCTTACTTCAACTGTCCCCTATCAACCATCGCTCACTGTAACATTACTCGATAACGATTTGGTGGCTGTTTCCAAACCGCAGCAGGGATCGCAGTACCTTAACCCGACGCCGCCACACTCCAGGATGTACGGTGGTTTCCAAATACCCATCTCTGGTGAGTGCACAGAAGActgttttattctttttcaacTATATTACgtcatataaataatatatttgcgtACAGATGCAGGTAGCCGCAACAATTCGATATCCGTGCAAAGTTTGgtttcgaataataaaatggaAATCCAAAGCGTGATTGTGAGCAAACCTTATTCGACAGCATTATCAACAATCTCTACTACATCGTCTTATCGAGGAATTGGCCATTCCATTGCTCGCCTTGCAGAATCCGAGAACAGTGACAATCAATTGGCTACGAATCACACTCAGTTTTACGGTAATctttttacgaattaattatttttttacacgttgCAATATgcgtaacttttttatttaccttACTTTTTTCTACTACAGTCAGTAATATAAAAacagaagagagaaaaggtcCTGTGAATATTGCTACTCCGACAACAAATGAGATACATAAGCAAGCAGCAACACCtcatacaccgcaaaataatcATGGAAACGGTGATCTCATATCGAATAAATCATACACATTCGATGAAAGTCAGAGTAACGACATACCAAGTAAAGGTCCATTTATGCTTGCTCCTACTCCGGCACAACTGGGTCGAGCGCCATTACAAAGAAGACAATCAATGGGTAAATAATCATgtaaaattactattttttatttcaacatttgTATAtaagacttaattttttaaactacggatttaaaaattaaaaattatttaactagaattttatttagttaaataatttttaattaaagatagtATATAATAGTTTTTCTATCTCtacatatttctataaatttttataaattaattttaggtaattattaagattatCCCCCTCACCTCTGATTTCgtattcttaataattaactatttttatattcaactACTTTTATtccttatttcttttcttcatcGGTCTTTTTCGATCTCTCCTATTTAATAGCAATGCCTCCTGCATCAACGGCAGGAGACCATGGGCCAATGGCAGCGCCACAACATTGCGACAATCGACCACAAACAAATACATCTCAAGTGACAGAGCAAACGCAACAACAAAATTTGACAGAATCTCATACTTCTCCTTCTCCCTCAACTAAGAAGGGCTCCTTTTTCAAGAAAAACGTGGAGGATGGTATGGACAGGTACTAgcaatatattttcatatttataattgttctgttaatgagattaaatatataaattaaattagttcaGATAATGTATTGAGaactgataaaataattgcagagTTCTCGAACAAGTAAACTTCCAAGAAAAATTCTCATCGTTGCCAGAATTCAAACCAGAGGATATACAAAGCCCGAGTGCGATCAGTATAAATACCCCGGGGTCATCTAGCCACAGCAGTGCAGCTTCTATATTACATCCACAAACACCTATGCAGATGCCAGGCTATCGAAAAAAATCCACGCAAGGACCTCATAGGCCCacaagtaattatattaaatagtttttatGCAGTTTTAACCGTACttagatgtaattatattcgtacttatatatatatatatatattcttttttaatagtgAATGAGGATGAGATCGACTCAGATACACCGATATCAGCCACTCCAAAATCTACATCAAGTGTTAAGCTGACAGGCACCACGTTTTTCGGCCCGGATTTTAACGTTGACGCTTATAGAGCTAATAACGATCTAATCGATGTCGATGCCAGCTCTCCGCGTACGCCGAAAACCCCTGGGAGCAGTGCTGGAAATACCGTGCTGGGAATCGGTAGAAGTGACAATGAACGTGGTCATAGAAAGATATTGGAACAACGGAGGCAATTGGTCATGCAATTGTTTCAAGAACACGGTTACTTCCCGACAGCGCAAGCAACTACCACATTTCAACTTAAGCATGTGGATATATTTCCTACTAAGACTAGCTTGCAACTGAAGATTCGAGAAGTGAGGCAAAAACTGAAAGCTAATTCCACACCGAGTGCTAATAGTCTTGTTAGTCCATTGCCAGTCTCTGAATCGTCTCCTGTTGTAACTGGTAAGTTTCTCATTTATTACGACTTGACGAAAAAAGtctaacaaataatttataaatattttttcaggtCCTGCTCCTCCAACATCGATGGGAGTTCCACATTCACTGCCTGTAAGCAGTAGTGGTAGCTAGCACCCACGTGCCAACTGTGATACTATGCATCCCCTTACTCCGCAACATGAATACATCATTATCCTTTGAAGAAGTGTTTACTAGAAAAGTTGTTAGTGTACACTCTCTTTGGAATTTGTAAAGTACTGCAAATGGCTTTagtgcaattttaaattatgataaaGTCTGGTGCGGATGACTTTTAGTGGGCATACTGAGACGTGTCGATATATAAATGTCAATGATCGACTCTCTGTCTGTGTGTGTTCGGATTTTTGTgttcaattattattgaacGATAATGATATGAAAACTGTACATATTTAATAGCTAAATCGTGATGCTTCGGGACAATTTATGTTTTTACGTGCAAACTGGACGTTGCACATAAATACAATTGTACTATACTAAGTACGTACGATGAGTGACGTAAGTATGATGTTCAAACATAGtacgagataaaatttttttttttttaatagaaaataatattacatggCACTGATTCAAAAACGATCGAAAAAGaatcacgataaaaaaatattctattatattttaaaattataaaccgCATTTTTAtgcgcatttttaattatgaaaatgatATTTGTACATCAACACGTCCTGCATAATTCATGAAAGGCCTAAGCCGTTGTTAATTATTgttgaaaatatgaaaattcataggggaaaaaaaaaaaaaaaaaagacaggccgagaaaaaggagaaagagaaaattgtaattggaAACATGCAACATAGAATTAACAAAACATTATGAAATCagagtttatatatataaatatatactttagttatactttatatatatatatatattatatatatatgatatgtGAGTCGGAAAAACTATAGAGTGAAAACTGCACAAAATTGTATGTCATACACTCATCAGAAATGTTTATTTCTTATGTAAATATTATCTTGTAATAATCTTGAGGGAAAGAATATCTGAACAGTTAAAATGTCTGCAACTCTTTATTTGAAGAGTTGTAAAAGCATTGTATTCTTGACTTATAGATTATGATATCGGAGGTAAAAATCGTGCCATTGTGCGGCGACAAAGTAAAGGGAATGTGCATGCGCTATAATTCCCGTATTagtggaaaaataattgttagaTAACTCTTGATATATagtaatatgtaatatgtTTCTCTGACATTATTGAAAGTACTTATTCTATTGTTTTTAGAGCTTTGCTAAGATTCtgtgcaataatttatattttatacgtgtTTTAAAACGGtctttttccatttaattagtttattttattttattattattttttttggcCTTAGATTTAAGCGTTTTTAAGCAggtcgttatttttttctttttttttttttggccgtgacaaatacacattttattattatctttattacaTGTATGAAGTACTTAACatgtattacatatatatgagAGACATTACAAAATCTAATCGTTGATATTCgatatcgatttttaattgtcaACAATTATTGTTTATCATTAACAGTAGCAacgtataaaagtaaaaatgcgTATTTTATCTATATGTATGCGTTGTATACAACGTTGCATacaataaatttgtaaaatatgttgAAAAGAATCCAACTCTCCTGGATTATATCGtgcattttaataagtttactTTATTGTAAGAGAAAAGGTGTAGTGTATCGCATTTGTTTTAACATCCTCTTTTATTGATCCAGCGTTTTCGCTCTTTTTTACGTTGTTAAAGCTCTCAGAATTATCGCATTGAATTTTAGCAAAGATTGTTGAATTTGGCTGTAAAATAGATTATGTAATTAGtaatatgtttataaaaaaaagcgcacTTCGACAAGTTAAAGTCTCGCGCCACGGCACGTATATCATAGTTAGGAATATGAAATAGTGTCTATTCTACATATTTTGTAAATAGAAAATACACTaagtgaaatatatatatatatatatatatatatatatatatatatataatataatatatatatatatatatataatggaGATGGTAGAGCATATGGTATTGTAATTtgtagaattataattatgaaaaaaagtgCAGCAGGCAGGATTAAGTTAGAATAATTGCAGATTATGGGCCTTCATCTGTAGTAGACTTTTGTGCTCGGGACGGTCCTCCCACCCTTCTCCAAAGTTAATCCTTTCCTAAAGCGTTAGGATATTATtgtttgtatataatattataattatatcattatcCTATTatcttttgatttattatcttttaccGAACGTTAAGCGCACTAGCAAATAGCAACGTAAAAAGAGGGAAACTTAAAGCCTGGATTGATCCTGTAATGTTTTCGTATCGCCGATATTACTTAACGTCTTTACTCTATTGATAAGAAATCagctttaaatttatattgcaagccattttaatgtattttaagaCGATTTTTATGATTGCGTTTCATGTAAGCAATCAAAAATTCGAAGGGTAATCGTGTaattgtaaaagtatttttcttttttctctctctcttttttttttttttttttttttaatattttatcatgaaatattttagatacgaGTGCTCAAAtcttattgtattatatttatgctGCATGCCTACACACAAGATCTAgcgaaaatttaatgaatctGTTAAGTATGTTTGTTAATTGTGtctttaattaagaaattatatatcaagcgttccttctctctctcttttttttttttttttttttttacgcaattttcgtaagtatttttaaaaacaacaTATTCAAGATATACACTTTTAGATCTAGATAAGACAGGATCTTAACAGGGTTTGAATATCTCTCACATTCTAGCCCATTTCTCAaagaattaatacaaaaaaaaatactatatatattttgtactggcgtaaactaaaaaaacaaaaaaaaaagcgaactACTTTCCAGTATTTATAAGattcttaaaaatttctttcacatatatatacacatatgtacatgtctatatacatattatatgtgtatgtatatattcatatattctTCCCTCCCTCATTTTGTATGGTGATGAAATACGTTCCGTGATTTAGCAGCCACGAATGTGACTGTGATCTAGGAAAACAGAAGTAAAGTAAAAGTGGCGGCTACTCTACTGACTATTTCTTCACCACTAGACTTCCTGCGTGTAATCCCTTcctctttatattttttccttgATGTATAAACGGATATGCACTAAATCGAGCGCTTCTTTACACCACTCtttgtcattattattagtatttttttttttttttttaattatttgcgttgaatatatttttactgtgCTTAGTCGCCACGCAATTTACCGTAATGTCCAATTATTTCttgtttaattttgaaatatttttaaaactgttatgtaattatatattatcagTCAagattaatgttataaaaatatacgaagcATACAAAAGAGTTAATAccacatataaaaaaaagtcgtgGACGAATGACTCTATGTATCTATGCAGTAAAAACTACATGTTAGACATCGACCCATTGTACGATATACGTGCATATACATGCGTGggataacgaaatataaacacaattataaaaggaaaaaaaaaaatatatatatatatacatatatatatatatacataaatgtataaaacaaattattaaacgcaGTCGCATATGTATGACAttatagtatatattatatgtaggAAAGACAATTATATATCTGGCTGAGGCATTAAAATCTGCACCAATCCAACGAGACAGACAAGTCGGCTTTGTACCTTGAGACGTGATCGATTAATACATACCCCTTATGATCCATTTCAGTGTCGCCAAGCAATATTTCTGGAACGTGTTCTcgaatgtaaattatatcgaCGTCCTCGCGCG encodes the following:
- the Cic gene encoding protein capicua homolog isoform X2; this translates as MHPAGVTTLPATARHISARSLLSTVRTREVAKMLTAHPEMHEKRDGLGSGQYGAGGGGGTSIEEKPIPEQPPPPPAPPQRDPSDPTISAKKLPKKRKFDPSELEEMDKTSNVTSHINNMVHIRAPTMPLSSQPVLGQQSSLPTTTSRQSPQQQESDGYQVPSAHSVVVLPPQSTAVDYSVREEPSRSRPRLAIDLSEWRDHRVLALRDSYYFPGVIRNVVHGDILIEFDGERKLVRYSDVLGARRYDVIGDASPSLGQVTKDTKVCIRCPIANSHVDATKVFVKGTVCKILTKPYRFVVKIPREDDQSDSYVVKRADLRLVQPPWAEELEEGLEECDPTRVENIEHGYRNTTDAPTAVPILQIHHTSHHTSHISGHNDTSYYRTTGTSPLMTLGTPAHSATALSNGSRPYDDLESEDDLDREDITFPSDAGSSKRSSMQSRGSTSSLVEQRSITPRSQAATPRSQAATPLKYKKGDIVVTPSGIRKKYNGKQWRRLCSKKDCNKESQRRGYCSRHLSLKGSGLRGPTNTFPGGKMDGEETSRDSDTSPNYVDRRIAGRFDQDETEAANMLVSLGSSRSATPAFSSPTGQSSISPCINQSPVPPLGLNQNNVFMPISSPAHHATPLISPGAKWKHSPTQSNFLVQYPQQVIKPEPNRVDRNRPIPIPASLGTSVIRISPVSRSMQPGQNPTLSWSEQSPPSTRHPSVVTSIAQQQQNIILQHALTSNNDFPNQTEIPEQNSQMIKPSLSPHMSLPAISVPQNLTLVHKSLEQPVDYAPSPQSQGQPIYVMQHDKKYVVIKNSMDMSAPASAHISNQDDKYRQGLINHPGQLPVSTLHQVQCQQPPQSPVVSSVHIDKLSVLQPVSKVNTHTTVHMDMQRNQPPPTSAVMTSTTEASNPSTPTSVFQHVIVQPGHLVQIPKIQPPREENAKNNGILYGSHEVPPAYQPHPPPLLNNTVRSWKKAFSWQTTVLEQSEVSPPPSALSPPLSAPPIPISMSTPAEDGPGPGSDPITPAEEEDDDVFEAEPTPPAEVEANANKRRSQSLSSLQPQTPLKAKDRIRRPMNAFMIFSKRHRAVVHQRHPNQDNRTVSKILGEWWYALGQEEKQKYHELASEVKEAHFKAHPDWKWCSKDRRKSSTTSFKGSETGRTKLNSTGEETDALQGSSSDDPLVITSADEISTPITSTYKETSADIKIKKIMNDVMNQSHTQHQISEIPLQIAETDIKQDDDTNGSDDDQMVICEDPQPEIDLKCKDKLTDSDNDAQDEDAEKKCYNQSQFSVSGQKRDMINVKQEITCRPKPIKARIPSTGIESTTNYHHTTMDKGSTVSVLSSTYPYHSPVNPTGVSGFQPTGGAFITMPISPKVIKPEPVKGEQQYSTQYNVNNLVSIHTENGRNIPKFTAAPVLHTIGSKPMMALLKQQQPPLQSLGTTLRPLTSTVPYQPSLTVTLLDNDLVAVSKPQQGSQYLNPTPPHSRMYGGFQIPISDAGSRNNSISVQSLVSNNKMEIQSVIVSKPYSTALSTISTTSSYRGIGHSIARLAESENSDNQLATNHTQFYVSNIKTEERKGPVNIATPTTNEIHKQAATPHTPQNNHGNGDLISNKSYTFDESQSNDIPSKGPFMLAPTPAQLGRAPLQRRQSMAMPPASTAGDHGPMAAPQHCDNRPQTNTSQVTEQTQQQNLTESHTSPSPSTKKGSFFKKNVEDGMDRVLEQVNFQEKFSSLPEFKPEDIQSPSAISINTPGSSSHSSAASILHPQTPMQMPGYRKKSTQGPHRPTMNEDEIDSDTPISATPKSTSSVKLTGTTFFGPDFNVDAYRANNDLIDVDASSPRTPKTPGSSAGNTVLGIGRSDNERGHRKILEQRRQLVMQLFQEHGYFPTAQATTTFQLKHVDIFPTKTSLQLKIREVRQKLKANSTPSANSLVSPLPVSESSPVVTGPAPPTSMGVPHSLPVSSSGS
- the Cic gene encoding protein capicua homolog isoform X6, which translates into the protein MHPAGVTTLPATARHISARSLLSTVRTREVAKMLTAHPEMHEKRDGLGSGQYGAGGGGGTSIEEKPIPEQPPPPPAPPQRDPSDPTISAKKLPKKRKFDPSELEEMDKTSNVTSHINNMVHIRAPTMPLSSQPVLGQQSSLPTTTSRQSPQQQESDGYQVPSAHSVVVLPPQSTAVDYSVREEPSRSRPRLAIDLSEWRDHRVLALRDSYYFPGVIRNVVHGDILIEFDGERKLVRYSDVLGARRYDVIGDASPSLGQVTKDTKVCIRCPIANSHVDATKVFVKGTVCKILTKPYRFVVKIPREDDQSDSYVVKRADLRLVQPPWAEELEEGLEECDPTRVENIEHGYRNTTDAPTAVPILQIHHTSHHTSHISGHNDTSYYRTTGTSPLMTLGTPAHSATALSNGSRPYDDLESEDDLDREDITFPSDADAKLSGSSKRSSMQSRGSTSSLVEQRSITPRSQAATPRSQAATPLKYKKGDIVVTPSGIRKKYNGKQWRRLCSKKDCNKESQRRGYCSRHLSLKGSGLRGPTNTFPGGKMDGEETSRDSDTSPNYVDRRIAGRFDQDETEAANMLVSLGSSRSATPAFSSPTGQSSISPCINQSPVPPLGLNQNNVFMPISSPAHHATPLISPGAKWKHSPTQSNFLVQYPQQVIKPEPNRVDRNRPIPIPASLGTSVIRISPVSRSMQPGQNPTLSWSEQSPPSTRHPSVVTSIAQQQQNIILQHALTSNNDFPNQTEIPEQNSQMIKPSLSPHMSLPAISVPQNLTLVHKSLEQPVDYAPSPQSQGQPIYVMQHDKKYVVIKNSMDMSAPASAHISNQDDKYRQGLINHPGQLPVSTLHQVQCQQPPQSPVVSSVHIDKLSVLQPVSKVNTHTTVHMDMQRNQPPPTSAVMTSTTEASNPSTPTSVFQHVIVQPGHLVQIPKIQPPREENAKNNGILSFSWQTTVLEQSEVSPPPSALSPPLSAPPIPISMSTPAEDGPGPGSDPITPAEEEDDDVFEAEPTPPAEVEANANKRRSQSLSSLQPQTPLKAKDRIRRPMNAFMIFSKRHRAVVHQRHPNQDNRTVSKILGEWWYALGQEEKQKYHELASEVKEAHFKAHPDWKWCSKDRRKSSTTSFKGSETGRTKLNSTGEETDALQGSSSDDPLVITSADEISTPITSTYKETSADIKIKKIMNDVMNQSHTQHQISEIPLQIAETDIKQDDDTNGSDDDQMVICEDPQPEIDLKCKDKLTDSDNDAQDEDAEKKCYNQSQFSVSGQKRDMINVKQEITCRPKPIKARIPSTGIESTTNYHHTTMDKGSTVSVLSSTYPYHSPVNPTGVSGFQPTGGAFITMPISPKVIKPEPVKGEQQYSTQYNVNNLVSIHTENGRNIPKFTAAPVLHTIGSKPMMALLKQQQPPLQSLGTTLRPLTSTVPYQPSLTVTLLDNDLVAVSKPQQGSQYLNPTPPHSRMYGGFQIPISDAGSRNNSISVQSLVSNNKMEIQSVIVSKPYSTALSTISTTSSYRGIGHSIARLAESENSDNQLATNHTQFYVSNIKTEERKGPVNIATPTTNEIHKQAATPHTPQNNHGNGDLISNKSYTFDESQSNDIPSKGPFMLAPTPAQLGRAPLQRRQSMAMPPASTAGDHGPMAAPQHCDNRPQTNTSQVTEQTQQQNLTESHTSPSPSTKKGSFFKKNVEDGMDRVLEQVNFQEKFSSLPEFKPEDIQSPSAISINTPGSSSHSSAASILHPQTPMQMPGYRKKSTQGPHRPTMNEDEIDSDTPISATPKSTSSVKLTGTTFFGPDFNVDAYRANNDLIDVDASSPRTPKTPGSSAGNTVLGIGRSDNERGHRKILEQRRQLVMQLFQEHGYFPTAQATTTFQLKHVDIFPTKTSLQLKIREVRQKLKANSTPSANSLVSPLPVSESSPVVTGPAPPTSMGVPHSLPVSSSGS